Part of the Azospirillum formosense genome is shown below.
GGGCGAACACGTCGAACCGCTCCGCCGTGCCACGGATCGCCTCGGCCATCACCCGTCCGGCCATCCCGGCCAGCGCCACCCCGTGGCCGGAATAGCCGTGGGCGAAACAGACGGTCGGCGTCAGCCGTCCGACCTGCGGCATGCGGTTCATGGTGATGGCGACGTGGCCGCCCCAGAAATGGTCGACCGCGACTCCGCGGAGCTGCGGGAAGACCGCCAGCATCTTGGACCGCATGGCGATCCTCAGACCCGGCGCGTCCAGTCCGGAGTAGCTGACGCCGCCGCCGAACAGGAGACGGTGGTCGGCGGAGCGGCGGAAATAGTTCAGGACGAAGTTCATGTCGCTGACCGCCGCATTGGTCGGCAGCAGGGACGCCGCGGTGGCCTCGCCAAGCGGCTCGGTGGCGATCATGTAGGTGGCGACGGGCATCACCACGGCCGACAGGCGCGGCGCCAGCGCCCCCAGATAGGCGTTCCCGGCCAGCACGAGGAAGCGCGCCGTCACCCGGCCCTTCGCGGTGGTGGCGACCGGGCGGTCCCCGGTGTCGATGGCGGTGACGCGGCTGTCCTCGAAGATTCGCACGTCGGCCTCCGCGGCGGCGGCGGCGAGGCCCAGCGCGTAGTTCAGCGGGTGCAGATGGCCGCTCCCGTCGTCGGCCAGACCGCCGACATAGGCGTCGCTGCCCACCACCGCCCGCATGGCCTCGCGGTCGAGCGCGCGGACCTTGCCGTAGCCGTAGCGGTCGCGCATTTCGCGCTCCATCGCCGCCACGTCGTCCATGTGGCGCGGTTTCACCGCCGCGTGGGCGAAGCCCCAGGTGAGGTCGCAGGGAATGGCGTGCTTCGCCACCCGCTCCGCCAGAAGCGTCTTCGAGTCTTCGCCGAGGTCCCACAGCCGCCGGGCGTCCTCCGCCCCGACCCAGCGCTCGATGGTGCTCATCGACTTGTTGTAGCCGGTGATGATCTGCCCGCCGTTGCGGCCCGACGCCCCCCAGCCGACGCGGTGGGCCTCCAGCAGAACCACATCGTAGCCACGCTCGGCCAGCTCCAGGGCGGTCATCAGCCCGGTGTAGCCGCCGCCGACCACGCAGACGTCGCAGGACAGCGAGTCCTCCAGCGCCGGGTGCTGGGGGTGCGGAGTCGCGGTGTCGGCGTACCACGAGCGGATGTGGGATGATGTCGGCATGACCGCCGAGTTAGGGGAGGGACCCCCGCCCCGTCAATGATTCCAGCGGTCAAATGGGCAGGATCTTTGTTCCCCTCTGGCGCGGGGAGGGGGTGCGGGATCATAGTATGG
Proteins encoded:
- a CDS encoding FAD-binding oxidoreductase, which codes for MPTSSHIRSWYADTATPHPQHPALEDSLSCDVCVVGGGYTGLMTALELAERGYDVVLLEAHRVGWGASGRNGGQIITGYNKSMSTIERWVGAEDARRLWDLGEDSKTLLAERVAKHAIPCDLTWGFAHAAVKPRHMDDVAAMEREMRDRYGYGKVRALDREAMRAVVGSDAYVGGLADDGSGHLHPLNYALGLAAAAAEADVRIFEDSRVTAIDTGDRPVATTAKGRVTARFLVLAGNAYLGALAPRLSAVVMPVATYMIATEPLGEATAASLLPTNAAVSDMNFVLNYFRRSADHRLLFGGGVSYSGLDAPGLRIAMRSKMLAVFPQLRGVAVDHFWGGHVAITMNRMPQVGRLTPTVCFAHGYSGHGVALAGMAGRVMAEAIRGTAERFDVFARVPHLPFPGGRRFRTPALVLAMLWFRLRDLL